A region of Periplaneta americana isolate PAMFEO1 chromosome 16, P.americana_PAMFEO1_priV1, whole genome shotgun sequence DNA encodes the following proteins:
- the LOC138691660 gene encoding gastrula zinc finger protein XlCGF26.1-like isoform X2: protein MDVIKMEPGSDPMGIQTSGIADIEEKKPLSQEGNLLDLDVTKIKTECIDHRYDVKSEMTFEETAVPIVFPVLKSEAEEEFYELDQVKEVKLEVTAEENEVSTESLAVSHNIGAAKFCENFREENDGKKYDCAICGLSFLHSAGLKSHYLVHKCHKEFNCDVCGKRFSQSWDLEKHSHVHSSEKPFSCDVCGKCFSNSNVLKRHSLVHTNERPFRCDVCGKSFSSSGNLKRHSHVHARAKPFGCDVCGKCFSNSNVLKGHSLLHTNERPFRCDVCGKSFSSLGNLNRHSHVHASAKPFSCDVCGKCFSYSGYLKKHSRVHTGVKPFCCDVCGKCFSRSEHFKNHRKRHTGKKPFSCDVCGKCFSTFSTLKSHSIVHTSEKLSVVTFFVFELSP from the exons ATGGACGTGATCAAAATGGAACCTGGGTCCGACCCAATGGGTATACAGACAAGTGGTATCGCAGATATAGAAGAGAAGAAGCCTTTATCTCAG GAAGGAAATTTATTAGATTTGGACgtcactaaaataaaaactgaatgtaTAGACCACAGATATGACGTGAAATCAGAGATGACATTTGAGGAAACTGCAGTCCCAATTGTCTTTCCGGTGCTGAAGAGTGAAGCTGAG GAAGAGTTTTATGAGTTGGATCAAGTGAAGGAGGTCAAACTGGAAGTAACAGCAGAAGAGAATGAAGTCTCAACTGAGAG TCTTGCAGTTAGCCATAATATTGGAGCTGCCAAGTTCTGCGAAAATTTTCGTGAAGAAAACGACGGCAAGAAATACGATTGTGCCATTTGCGGATTATCTTTCCTCCACTCTGCAGGACTCAAAAGCCATTACCTGGTACACAAATGTCACAAGGAATTCAATTGCGATGTGTGTGGAAAACGTTTTTCCCAATCGTGGGATTTGGAAAAGCATTCACACGTTCACTCAAGCGAAAaaccattcagttgtgacgtctgtgggaagtgcttttcaaATTCCAACGTTCTCAAGAGGCATTCACTGGTGCACACAAACGAGAGGCCATTCagatgtgatgtgtgtggaaagagTTTCTCGAGTTCAGGAAATCTCAAAAGGCATTCACACGTGCACGCAAGGGCAAAACCATTCGGTTGTGACGTTTGTGGAAAGTGCTTTTCAAATTCGAACGTTCTCAAGGGGCATTCACTACTGCACACAAACGAGAGGCCTTTCagatgtgatgtgtgtggaaagagTTTTTCGAGTTTGGGAAATCTCAACAGGCATTCACACGTGCACGCAAGCGCAAaaccattcagttgtgacgtTTGTGGGAAGTGTTTTTCATACTCCGGCTATCTAAAAAAACATTCACGCGTGCACACAGGCGTGAAACCATTCTGTTGCGATGTGTGTGGGAAGTGTTTTTCAAGATCAGAACATTTTAAAAACCATCGCAAAAGGCATACTGGCAAGAAGCCGTTTAGTTGTGATGTgtgtgggaagtgcttttcaaCATTTTCAACTCTTAAAAGCCATTCAATTGTGCACACTAGCGAGAAGCTTTCAGTTGTGACGTTTTTCGTTTTCGAACTATCACCATAA